A window of the Harmonia axyridis chromosome 5, icHarAxyr1.1, whole genome shotgun sequence genome harbors these coding sequences:
- the LOC123681086 gene encoding uncharacterized protein LOC123681086 — MNDEITLKTIYDEIQTTRKELRALISSENESKSIQRPEELNCKVVNLEKENKQLLDRVEYLERKCYKNNIVIYGLQNGENVSTEGVIGEVNRLLETDIAESDISDIYQLGRGKNRPLKIEFATYRKKQVLLDNSKKLKGTNIYITQDQTLQQREEQKILRNYLRKMRETTSDVGYVKGNKLIIGNEIYTVDDIRKINKQEEISETAGTTPSPVEEETQEYNAEAHQKIVGSREVRHVKDKNLNKELRVEVRTKKTTRSNK; from the coding sequence atgaatgatgaaataaCGTTGAAGACAATATATGATGAAATACAAACCACTCGAAAGGAACTAAGGGCTCTTATTTCTTCGGAGAATGAAAGCAAATCAATACAGAGACCAGAAGAGTTGAATTGTAAAGTTGTAAACTTGGAAAAAGAGAATAAACAACTTTTGGACAGAGTAGAATATTTAGAGAGGAAATGTTATAAAAACAATATAGTGATATATGGACTGCAAAACGGAGAAAACGTCTCAACCGAAGGTGTAATAGGGGAAGTGAATCGTCTACTTGAGACAGATATTGCCGAATCAGATATTAGTGATATATACCAGCTAGGAAGGGGCAAAAATCGACCCTTGAAAATTGAATTCGCTACTTATAGGAAAAAACAAGTACTGTTGGATAATTCTAAGAAACTTAAAggaacaaatatttatataactcAAGATCAAACATTGCAACAGCGAGAAGAACAGAAAATACTTAGGAATTACTTGAGGAAAATGAGAGAAACCACCAGTGATGTGGGATACGTTAAGGGTAACAAGTTGATAATTGGTAATGAAATATACACGGTGGatgatataagaaaaataaacaaacaagAAGAAATTTCTGAGACTGCAGGTACCACCCCTTCACCAGTTGAGGAGGAAACTCAAGAATATAACGCGGAGGCCCATCAGAAGATAGTTGGTTCCAGGGAGGTGAGACATGTGAAAGATAAAAATTTGAACAAGGAACTTAGGGTGGAAGTGAGGACAAAAAAGACAACAAGATCGAACAAGTAG